The bacterium genome has a segment encoding these proteins:
- a CDS encoding ABC transporter ATP-binding protein, producing the protein MPNFATELRGGTSSVRPRMVRQAAPGLTPAVRASEALVVAREVRRTYHQGAAAVIALASATCTVMSGDRIAVVGPSGSGKSTLLHLMGGLESPTSGEISWPALGARATLRPARVALVFQMPSLLPALTALENVELPLLLRQDVTPGFARDAARDALERIGLTDVANKLPEELSGGQAQRVAIARALGSRPALILADEPTGQLDHLTAGHVLDAIEASLADTPVALVMATHDPAVAARMDTVWRIRHGVLKVTE; encoded by the coding sequence ATGCCTAACTTCGCGACGGAACTGCGTGGAGGCACGAGCTCGGTTCGTCCGAGAATGGTGCGGCAGGCTGCCCCCGGCCTGACGCCGGCGGTGCGCGCGAGCGAGGCCCTTGTGGTGGCACGCGAGGTCAGGCGGACGTACCACCAGGGCGCGGCCGCCGTGATCGCGCTCGCCTCCGCCACGTGCACGGTCATGTCGGGTGACCGCATCGCGGTGGTGGGGCCGTCGGGGAGCGGGAAGTCGACGCTGCTGCACCTCATGGGCGGCTTGGAGAGCCCGACCTCGGGCGAGATCTCCTGGCCGGCGCTTGGGGCGCGCGCGACCCTGCGGCCGGCCCGGGTGGCGTTGGTCTTTCAGATGCCGAGCCTGCTGCCGGCGCTCACGGCTCTCGAGAACGTGGAACTGCCCTTGCTGCTGCGCCAGGATGTCACCCCGGGCTTCGCCCGCGACGCGGCGCGGGACGCGCTCGAGCGCATAGGCCTTACCGACGTCGCCAACAAGCTGCCTGAGGAACTGTCCGGGGGCCAGGCACAGCGGGTGGCGATCGCGCGGGCGCTGGGCAGTAGACCCGCGCTGATCCTGGCGGACGAGCCCACGGGCCAGCTCGACCACCTCACCGCCGGGCACGTGCTCGATGCGATCGAAGCATCACTCGCGGATACGCCGGTCGCGTTGGTCATGGCCACGCACGATCCCGCGGTGGCCGCCCGGATGGACACGGTGTGGCGCATCCGCCACGGCGTACTGAAGGTGACGGAGTGA
- a CDS encoding ABC transporter ATP-binding protein, which translates to MVVLEAFDLYRFYHTRDDETRALRGVSLHVDAGDLVALVGPSGSGKSTLLACLAGLDEPDGGCVTLLGRRLTRRPEAERAAMRAAGIGILLQSGNLFDHLSVEDNVALGMRLAGKFDARRLSEVIAAVGLHGRRRARPSRLSGGEAARAGLAVALAAAPVVLLADEPTGEVDAETEAEILNLFDTRRRAGGATLIATHSDALAARADRIIRLLDGRVVDA; encoded by the coding sequence ATGGTCGTCTTGGAGGCGTTCGACCTCTATCGCTTCTACCACACTCGGGACGACGAGACCCGGGCGCTCCGTGGCGTGAGCCTGCACGTCGACGCCGGGGACCTTGTGGCTCTCGTCGGGCCGTCGGGAAGCGGCAAGTCCACATTGCTCGCGTGTCTTGCCGGCCTCGACGAACCGGATGGCGGATGCGTAACGTTGCTCGGCCGGCGCCTGACGCGCCGCCCTGAGGCGGAGCGGGCGGCCATGCGGGCGGCCGGGATCGGCATCCTGTTGCAGTCGGGCAATCTCTTCGATCACCTCTCAGTGGAGGACAACGTTGCCCTGGGCATGCGCCTCGCGGGCAAGTTCGACGCGCGGCGTCTCAGTGAAGTGATCGCCGCGGTCGGCCTGCACGGACGCCGCCGAGCGCGCCCCTCCCGGCTTTCCGGGGGCGAGGCCGCGCGGGCCGGCCTCGCGGTCGCCCTGGCGGCGGCACCGGTCGTGCTGCTGGCGGACGAGCCCACCGGCGAGGTCGATGCCGAGACCGAGGCGGAGATTCTGAACCTCTTTGACACGCGGCGTCGCGCTGGCGGCGCCACTCTCATCGCGACCCACAGCGACGCGCTGGCGGCAAGGGCGGACCGTATCATCCGCCTGCTGGATGGGAGGGTTGTTGATGCCTAA
- a CDS encoding PsbP-related protein has product MRTPRKAWAPLAGVVLGCLLLTIGSPGGVSVAVGASGTVKTAQANPPGDIPDTQAFVVYRSSAGGYELQVPEGWARTTRGPDVQFTDKFDGVQVTITHAARAPSADRTRAEVVAALPQSGPAVHVTKVQNVHLPSGTTVLVEYTSTSGPDPVTNRRVRLENSAYLFFKSGQLATLTLWAPVGADNVDQWGRMARSFRWL; this is encoded by the coding sequence ATGAGGACGCCACGAAAGGCATGGGCGCCGCTCGCTGGGGTGGTGCTGGGATGTCTTCTGCTCACCATCGGCTCGCCTGGAGGCGTATCGGTCGCTGTCGGAGCGTCCGGCACGGTGAAGACCGCACAAGCGAACCCTCCGGGTGATATCCCCGACACGCAGGCATTCGTGGTGTACCGGTCGAGCGCGGGCGGCTACGAGCTCCAGGTACCCGAGGGATGGGCGCGCACCACGCGCGGCCCGGACGTGCAGTTCACGGACAAGTTCGACGGCGTGCAGGTCACCATCACACACGCGGCGCGGGCGCCCTCTGCCGATCGGACCCGCGCGGAGGTGGTCGCCGCACTCCCGCAGTCCGGTCCGGCGGTGCACGTCACAAAGGTCCAGAACGTGCATCTCCCGAGCGGCACGACCGTCCTTGTGGAATACACGTCAACCTCGGGGCCCGACCCTGTGACCAATCGGCGGGTGCGTCTCGAGAACAGCGCCTACCTCTTCTTCAAGAGTGGGCAGTTGGCGACGCTCACGCTGTGGGCGCCCGTCGGAGCGGACAATGTCGACCAATGGGGGCGCATGGCTCGGAGCTTCAGGTGGCTATAG
- a CDS encoding PepSY domain-containing protein produces the protein MRSTMLETLAVGVVTGFALASGSPVLAQGTHQTTQVEQPTYACSIKVAPNANDASVVGQAKITLAQAQQVAQAAVPGTLLRSELDSENGCLVYSVEIRSATRTIHDVKVDAGTAKIVHQEIATRMGTEHEGASEQESGAED, from the coding sequence ATGCGGTCGACGATGCTGGAGACGCTGGCGGTCGGGGTGGTCACGGGGTTCGCCCTAGCCAGCGGTAGCCCGGTGCTAGCGCAGGGGACCCATCAGACCACCCAGGTCGAGCAGCCCACGTACGCCTGTAGTATCAAGGTCGCGCCGAACGCCAACGACGCAAGCGTGGTCGGGCAGGCGAAGATCACGCTCGCGCAGGCGCAGCAGGTGGCGCAGGCCGCCGTTCCCGGCACGCTGCTCCGGTCCGAACTGGACAGTGAGAACGGCTGTCTTGTCTACTCGGTCGAGATCCGATCCGCCACTAGGACAATCCACGACGTCAAGGTCGATGCCGGCACGGCCAAGATCGTACATCAGGAAATCGCCACGCGCATGGGGACCGAGCATGAGGGGGCAAGTGAGCAGGAGAGCGGCGCGGAGGATTAA